From the Micromonospora sediminicola genome, one window contains:
- a CDS encoding SGNH/GDSL hydrolase family protein has translation MTRRPLALLGSLATALLLSLGLAAPASAAGTDYAALGDSYSSGVGTNNYDSGSGSCRRSPQAYPRLWANSHAPASFQFVACSGATTREVLNNQLGALNAGTDLVTLSIGGNDAGFADVVTTCRLGSDSGCLTAVNNAKSYITNTLPGRLDETYRAIRNRAPGARVVVLGYPRLFELGSCGLGSINEYKRGLLNGGADTMSGVISGRASAAGFAYADVRGRFAGHGVCAGSPWINGTTWPVVESYHPKASGYSGGYLPALTAVTG, from the coding sequence ATGACCCGTCGCCCCCTGGCGCTTCTCGGCAGTCTCGCCACCGCCCTGCTGCTCAGCCTCGGTCTCGCCGCCCCCGCCTCCGCCGCCGGTACGGACTACGCCGCGCTCGGCGACTCCTACTCCTCCGGTGTCGGCACCAACAACTACGACAGCGGCAGCGGCTCGTGCCGGCGCAGCCCACAGGCGTACCCAAGGTTGTGGGCCAACAGCCACGCACCGGCAAGCTTCCAGTTCGTCGCCTGCTCCGGCGCCACCACCCGCGAGGTGCTGAACAACCAGCTCGGCGCGCTGAACGCCGGCACCGACCTCGTCACGCTCTCGATCGGCGGCAACGACGCCGGCTTCGCCGACGTCGTCACCACCTGTCGCCTCGGCTCGGACAGCGGATGCCTCACCGCCGTCAACAACGCCAAGTCCTACATCACCAACACGCTGCCCGGCCGCCTCGACGAAACCTACCGGGCGATCCGCAACCGCGCGCCCGGCGCCCGGGTGGTCGTGCTCGGCTACCCGCGCCTGTTCGAACTCGGCTCCTGCGGTCTCGGCAGCATCAACGAGTACAAGCGTGGCCTGCTCAACGGCGGCGCCGACACCATGTCCGGCGTCATCTCCGGCCGTGCGTCGGCAGCCGGTTTCGCCTACGCCGACGTGCGGGGCCGCTTCGCCGGACACGGTGTGTGCGCCGGCAGCCCGTGGATCAACGGCACGACCTGGCCCGTCGTCGAGTCCTACCACCCGAAGGCCAGCGGCTACTCGGGCGGATACCTACCGGCACTCACCGCCGTCACCGGCTGA
- a CDS encoding response regulator, which produces MNAAGDTSRDRSEPLRVLLVEDDPADVALIQEALAAHALVAELHHVPDGVEAMAFLRRQGQYASAPRPELILLDLNMPRMNGREVLTAVKTDPWLQAIPLVVFTTSAVDADVVASYTAHANAYIAKPIDLDDFERVVGLIHRFYGATATLPPRPRTA; this is translated from the coding sequence GTGAACGCTGCCGGAGATACCTCTCGTGACCGGTCAGAGCCGCTGCGGGTGCTGCTGGTCGAGGACGATCCCGCTGACGTCGCCCTCATCCAGGAAGCCCTCGCCGCCCACGCCCTTGTCGCCGAACTGCACCACGTCCCTGACGGAGTCGAGGCGATGGCGTTCCTGCGCCGTCAGGGCCAGTACGCCAGCGCCCCACGTCCGGAGTTGATCCTGCTCGACCTGAACATGCCCCGCATGAACGGCCGCGAGGTCCTCACCGCGGTGAAAACCGACCCGTGGCTGCAGGCCATCCCGCTCGTCGTGTTCACCACCAGCGCCGTCGACGCCGACGTGGTGGCCAGCTACACCGCGCACGCCAACGCCTACATCGCCAAGCCCATCGACCTCGACGACTTCGAACGCGTCGTCGGGCTGATCCACCGCTTCTACGGTGCCACCGCAACCCTGCCGCCACGTCCCCGCACGGCGTGA